Proteins encoded within one genomic window of Polypterus senegalus isolate Bchr_013 chromosome 6, ASM1683550v1, whole genome shotgun sequence:
- the LOC120531299 gene encoding dnaJ homolog subfamily C member 30, mitochondrial-like → MAEVARSYRLGLLRVACDCHVPAGTLWTEGGVRALEDRAPRVTIHVPGKGNRRVEVTRLKSALCKAGGAYLLSFTAARRLESGLRQSFSGWPAIGVTAGRGPFTLGPQLSRSYVRNGSQAPELQLYRSKTAYYDILQVTPSATQAQIKTAYYKQSFLYHPDRNAGSEEAALRFSDISEAYTVLGSISLRKKYDRGILSKADLLGTGTPSPSEGPSASKERSQGGHSQRKWTRNGKPVTHTGDKPIFDFDAFYKAHYGQQLEREKMLRELKRKRQENEKKETTLNKMTEVSVGLLLAMSLLIFYNLRTSM, encoded by the coding sequence ATGGCGGAGGTTGCCCGGTCGTATAGACTTGGGCTGCTCCGTGTTGCATGCGACTGTCATGTACCTGCCGGTACCCTATGGACCGAAGGCGGCGTGCGGGCACTGGAGGATCGGGCGCCTCGCGTCACCATTCACGTTCCCGGAAAAGGTAACCGGAGAGTGGAAGTGACCCGGCTGAAATCTGCCCTTTGCAAAGCCGGCGGTGCTTACCTCTTATCCTTTACCGCTGCGAGGAGACTCGAATCGGGTCTGCGGCAGAGCTTTAGTGGTTGGCCGGCAATTGGAGTCACGGCCGGCAGGGGTCCCTTCACCCTCGGTCCGCAGTTGAGCAGGTCCTACGTACGCAATGGCAGCCAAGCCCCGGAGCTGCAGCTGTACAGAAGCAAGACGGCGTACTACGACATCCTCCAAGTGACCCCCAGCGCCACTCAGGCACAGATCAAGACGGCCTACTACAAGCAGTCTTTCTTGTACCATCCTGACAGAAACGCAGGCAGTGAAGAGGCAGCGCTGCGCTTCTCGGACATTAGTGAAGCCTACACGGTACTGGGGAGCATCAGTCTCCGCAAAAAGTACGACCGGGGCATCCTGAGTAAAGCCGACCTGCTGGGTACTGGCACACCTTCCCCCAGCGAGGGCCCATCCGCGTCCAAGGAGCGAAGCCAAGGTGGCCACAGTCAGCGGAAGTGGACACGAAACGGCAAACCCGTCACCCACACCGGGGACAAGCCGATCTTTGACTTCGATGCCTTTTATAAAGCGCATTACGGACAGCAGTTGGAACGAGAGAAAATGTTGCGCGAGTTAAAGAGAAAGCGCCAGGAGAATGAGAAAAAGGAAACCACCCTGAACAAGATGACCGAGGTGTCCGTGGGTCTCCTCCTGGCCATGAGCTTACTCATATTCTACAATTTGCGCACGAGTATGTGA